In Lascolabacillus massiliensis, a single genomic region encodes these proteins:
- a CDS encoding porin family protein, which yields MRTNLLLLIFGFLITTTMIAQNTVTYPSFKIDGTLKNKYEYAPESNMSRFSIRNTRLGVKGDINSFSSYRAQVELSDEGKFKVLDLSGTITPVKGLSFTMGQTSIPLYNSYVVSPSDMMFANRAFLGKYFISTRDLGILAKYKFNVGVVPAGLEFGVYNGNAINDPVWKQNLSTGGRIELGSMKGLRFTAKAYDYQNNDSTHVLFYGADLRYEINNFKVETEIMKKDSKTDLYSDMLSYYVQSAYRFPIKSKFFDYVLPAVRWDAIDEQLDEKGFDTNRLTAGIGFGFKEERFSSIIRLDYEWYFINNSMSIFSKNPQMDADKLTVELLFTF from the coding sequence ATGAGAACAAACCTACTACTATTGATTTTTGGGTTTTTAATTACTACTACGATGATCGCACAAAACACGGTCACCTACCCTAGTTTTAAGATAGATGGAACATTAAAAAACAAATATGAATATGCTCCTGAAAGTAATATGTCTCGTTTTTCTATACGAAATACTCGTTTAGGAGTAAAGGGAGATATAAATTCTTTTTCATCATACAGAGCACAGGTGGAGCTTAGTGATGAAGGTAAATTTAAGGTACTTGACCTTAGTGGAACAATTACTCCTGTTAAAGGACTCTCTTTTACTATGGGACAGACAAGTATACCATTATATAACTCTTATGTTGTGAGTCCTTCCGATATGATGTTTGCTAACCGTGCTTTTCTTGGAAAATATTTTATCAGTACACGTGATTTAGGAATTCTGGCTAAGTATAAATTTAACGTGGGAGTTGTTCCTGCGGGACTGGAATTTGGTGTATATAACGGTAATGCAATTAATGATCCTGTATGGAAACAGAATTTGTCTACTGGTGGTCGCATCGAGTTAGGTAGCATGAAGGGTTTAAGGTTTACTGCCAAGGCTTATGATTATCAGAACAATGACTCAACACACGTCCTGTTTTATGGTGCCGATCTCAGATATGAGATTAATAACTTTAAAGTGGAAACTGAAATAATGAAGAAAGACAGCAAAACTGATCTTTATAGCGATATGCTTTCTTATTATGTGCAGAGTGCCTACCGTTTCCCAATCAAAAGCAAATTCTTCGACTATGTACTTCCTGCAGTAAGATGGGATGCTATAGATGAGCAGCTTGATGAGAAAGGTTTTGATACTAACAGATTGACAGCAGGAATCGGCTTTGGCTTCAAGGAAGAAAGGTTTTCATCAATAATCAGACTGGATTATGAGTGGTACTTTATAAATAATAGCATGTCGATCTTTAGTAAAAATCCTCAGATGGATGCAGATAAGCTTACTGTGGAATTATTATTTACATTCTAA
- a CDS encoding methylated-DNA--[protein]-cysteine S-methyltransferase — translation MSNQERQSRYKIIPITVDDEKNLTIRYDSFDSIYGHIFVAATDKGICYLGIGDEPEMLEELKKRFLNAVLVKQKNQMIKDAVTQVSNPNATTEITFHLKGTEFQLNVWDELLNTKVGETCSYMHIAEKIGRPKAVRAVASAIGQNPVTFLIPCHRIIRSDGTLGGYYWGLDIKKKILKHESTI, via the coding sequence ATGAGCAATCAAGAAAGACAAAGCAGATACAAAATAATTCCAATAACGGTTGATGATGAGAAGAATCTGACAATTAGATATGATTCTTTTGACTCAATCTACGGGCATATTTTTGTTGCTGCAACTGATAAAGGTATATGCTACTTGGGCATAGGAGATGAGCCTGAGATGCTTGAAGAGCTGAAAAAGAGATTTCTGAATGCTGTTTTAGTTAAGCAGAAAAATCAGATGATCAAAGATGCAGTTACACAGGTTTCAAATCCAAATGCAACTACTGAAATTACTTTCCATCTGAAGGGAACTGAATTTCAACTGAATGTGTGGGATGAGCTGTTGAATACTAAAGTTGGTGAAACCTGCAGTTATATGCATATAGCAGAAAAAATAGGCAGACCAAAAGCTGTACGTGCTGTTGCATCAGCTATTGGACAAAACCCTGTTACTTTTTTAATTCCTTGTCACAGGATTATTCGCTCTGATGGCACTCTTGGTGGATATTACTGGGGATTGGATATTAAAAAGAAAATACTTAAGCATGAATCAACTATATAA
- a CDS encoding FAD:protein FMN transferase yields the protein MTSKYSNKSLQILLSLFLISAFTACNSDSKKNENLQYFQEHGEIFTTGYSIKYEYSRSLSEEIKSELDRFDLSLNPFKDNSIITKVNNNEEVELDSFFIKVFYKSMEISQNTNGYFDITVSPLINAWGFGFQNMDNVTPEIIDSLEEFVGYEKIKIENGKVVKADPRVELNTSAIAKGYSCDVVADLLESFGIENYMVEIGGEISAKGVNEKNNCWRIGVDKPNDFILVQHELQTVLSLCDKSLATSGNYRNFYVKDGKKYTHTIDPHTGYPSETDILSATVIADDCMTADAYATAFMAMGIDKSIEVAKIVPGLHYYFIYDNETDGSFAVKHSEGFEQFFANNR from the coding sequence ATGACTTCAAAATACTCAAACAAGAGTCTCCAAATATTACTGTCTCTTTTTTTAATTTCTGCTTTTACTGCCTGTAATTCAGACAGTAAGAAAAATGAAAACCTACAGTATTTTCAGGAGCATGGTGAGATATTTACTACCGGATATAGTATAAAATATGAGTATTCCAGGTCGCTGAGTGAAGAAATTAAATCAGAACTCGACAGATTTGATCTCTCGTTAAATCCTTTTAAAGATAACTCAATAATAACGAAGGTAAACAACAATGAAGAGGTTGAGCTCGACTCCTTTTTTATAAAGGTTTTCTATAAATCGATGGAGATTTCGCAAAACACTAACGGGTATTTCGATATTACTGTTTCTCCTCTAATAAATGCATGGGGGTTTGGTTTCCAGAATATGGATAATGTTACTCCTGAAATAATTGACAGTCTGGAGGAGTTTGTCGGTTATGAGAAGATAAAAATTGAAAATGGGAAGGTGGTGAAAGCTGATCCTCGTGTGGAGTTAAATACATCGGCAATTGCCAAAGGTTACTCATGCGATGTGGTTGCAGACCTACTTGAGAGTTTTGGAATTGAGAACTACATGGTAGAAATTGGTGGTGAGATAAGTGCCAAAGGGGTTAATGAAAAGAACAATTGCTGGAGAATAGGTGTGGATAAACCTAATGATTTTATTTTAGTTCAGCATGAGCTTCAGACTGTCTTATCGCTTTGTGATAAATCACTTGCTACTTCTGGTAACTATAGGAATTTTTATGTAAAGGATGGTAAAAAATATACTCATACAATTGATCCGCATACAGGATATCCCTCCGAAACTGATATATTGAGTGCAACTGTTATTGCTGATGACTGTATGACTGCTGATGCATATGCAACTGCTTTTATGGCAATGGGTATTGATAAATCAATTGAAGTGGCTAAAATAGTTCCGGGTCTGCATTACTATTTTATTTATGATAATGAGACTGACGGATCGTTTGCGGTTAAACATTCAGAGGGTTTTGAGCAGTTTTTTGCAAATAACAGATAA
- a CDS encoding glycosyltransferase family 2 protein, which translates to MDISVVIPLYNEEESLSELHNRIKQVMEDNGFSYEIIFVDDGSTDGSWDIIKSLKSSSEHVKAIKFRRNYGKSPALHCAFQKAQGDVLITMDADLQDSPEEIPELYRMIKEEKYDLVSGWKRKRYDNKLTKNLPSKLFNATARKVSGIKLHDFNCGLKAYRKSLAKSIEIYNDMHRYIPVLAKYAGYTKIGEKEVVHSPRKYGKSKFGSRRFLNGYLDLITLWFLNKFGKKPMHFFGLWGTVMFIIGFIATIAVGVIKIYDMNHGNPYRLVTESPYFYISLTMMILGTLLFLAGFLGELISRNSPERNHYRIEENID; encoded by the coding sequence ATGGATATATCAGTTGTAATACCATTGTATAATGAGGAAGAGTCGCTATCCGAACTGCACAACCGGATTAAACAGGTTATGGAGGACAACGGTTTTTCATACGAAATAATATTTGTTGATGACGGAAGCACCGATGGTTCGTGGGATATTATCAAAAGTCTGAAGAGCTCTTCTGAACATGTTAAGGCAATAAAATTCAGACGTAATTATGGTAAATCTCCTGCTTTGCATTGTGCTTTTCAGAAGGCACAGGGCGACGTTCTGATAACAATGGATGCTGACCTCCAGGATAGTCCCGAAGAGATCCCAGAGCTTTACAGAATGATTAAGGAGGAGAAATATGACCTGGTTTCCGGCTGGAAGCGAAAAAGGTATGATAATAAGCTGACAAAGAATTTACCTTCCAAACTTTTTAATGCAACTGCCCGAAAGGTATCGGGGATTAAGCTGCACGACTTCAATTGTGGATTGAAGGCTTACCGTAAATCTCTGGCTAAGAGTATTGAGATCTATAACGATATGCATCGATATATTCCTGTATTGGCAAAATATGCAGGATATACAAAAATTGGAGAAAAAGAAGTGGTACACAGTCCACGCAAATATGGTAAAAGCAAATTTGGATCACGCAGATTCTTAAATGGTTATCTCGATCTTATAACGCTCTGGTTTTTAAATAAGTTTGGTAAAAAACCGATGCACTTTTTTGGCCTTTGGGGCACTGTTATGTTCATTATTGGATTTATTGCAACTATTGCTGTTGGCGTAATCAAGATTTATGATATGAATCATGGCAACCCCTATCGCCTGGTTACTGAGTCGCCATACTTTTATATATCTCTCACAATGATGATTCTTGGTACACTGCTCTTCCTTGCAGGTTTCCTCGGGGAACTTATCTCGAGAAATTCTCCTGAAAGAAATCATTACAGGATTGAAGAGAATATTGATTAG
- a CDS encoding DUF4199 domain-containing protein, whose protein sequence is MEENKNHLFNYATNAAFTLGLFWVLKYLLVILGRDMVILSYLNNLLSIGTPIILFYFLVRYNSGLVENKMSFWHGIQFSIILFFFASIFEAVIVFIHVKWLDPAFISNLYSNLIEIAQSLKLSQALTAQMMKQPLPSTFSYVFNNVIMADVFIGLLLSLVLVPVARKYKPKQEL, encoded by the coding sequence ATGGAAGAGAATAAAAATCATCTTTTTAATTACGCTACAAATGCTGCTTTCACCCTTGGATTATTTTGGGTATTAAAATATCTGCTGGTTATTTTAGGTAGGGATATGGTTATATTAAGCTATCTGAATAACCTGCTGAGTATAGGAACACCAATAATTTTATTTTATTTTCTTGTTAGATATAATTCAGGGTTAGTAGAAAATAAAATGTCTTTCTGGCATGGTATACAATTTTCGATTATACTTTTCTTTTTTGCATCTATTTTTGAGGCAGTGATCGTATTTATACATGTAAAATGGCTGGATCCTGCTTTTATTTCAAATTTATACAGCAACCTGATTGAAATTGCACAATCATTGAAACTGAGCCAGGCATTGACTGCTCAGATGATGAAGCAACCACTGCCAAGCACATTCTCATACGTATTTAATAACGTTATAATGGCTGATGTTTTTATAGGTTTATTACTTTCGCTTGTTTTAGTGCCAGTTGCAAGAAAATATAAGCCTAAACAAGAATTATAG
- a CDS encoding glycosyltransferase, with translation MRTTPLHIVIPVKNSPESTSLTIEAVINSKSEIDFELTVYDDFSEKETADMLDKLASKYNFKVVHLSEVTANPSPNYRLVLQMAQTKAVSSGAHIVIVESDVTVNEDTIIKLYNSVNNLDNPGLIAAVTTDEKDIINYPYLFAADLNLGVTSVKKHLSFCCTLLSNAFLSSYDFNKLNPEKSWYDVFISHKAIELGFFNYLDTTCRVIHQPHSSRPWKKLKYRNPFLYYFRKLFKGLDKI, from the coding sequence GTGAGGACCACACCTTTACACATTGTTATTCCGGTGAAAAACTCTCCGGAATCGACAAGTCTGACTATAGAAGCTGTTATAAATTCAAAATCTGAAATAGACTTTGAACTAACGGTTTATGATGATTTTAGTGAAAAAGAAACGGCAGATATGCTTGATAAACTGGCTTCGAAGTATAACTTCAAAGTTGTCCATTTATCGGAAGTAACTGCCAACCCGTCGCCTAACTACCGTCTTGTTCTGCAGATGGCACAAACAAAGGCAGTTAGCAGTGGAGCACATATTGTAATAGTTGAGTCGGATGTTACTGTAAATGAAGATACGATAATCAAACTTTATAATAGTGTAAATAATCTTGATAATCCAGGATTAATTGCGGCTGTAACTACTGATGAGAAGGATATAATAAACTATCCATATCTGTTTGCAGCTGATTTAAATTTAGGTGTCACATCTGTAAAAAAACATTTGAGCTTTTGCTGCACTCTTTTATCAAACGCTTTTCTGAGTTCTTATGATTTTAATAAACTAAATCCTGAGAAATCGTGGTATGATGTTTTTATAAGCCATAAAGCCATAGAGTTGGGATTCTTCAACTATTTGGACACAACCTGCAGGGTTATTCACCAACCGCACTCAAGCAGGCCCTGGAAGAAGCTTAAATACAGAAACCCGTTTCTCTACTATTTCAGGAAGCTATTTAAAGGTTTGGATAAAATATAA
- a CDS encoding glycosyltransferase family A protein: MNQKLVSIIIPAYNSEKYIEESIKSALSTKYSNFEIVIVNDGSTDNTQSIINKMVSENSVIRSYYQKNAGASAARNHAISKAKGEYILPLDSDNCISPDYVGEAVKVLDNNHNVKLVSCEARFIGEKSGKWEFKPFSINKLCRRNLIDNCAMYRKIDWEKVGGYCNEILGREDWDFWLSLFETGGEFVRLPIVGLYYRVRSNSKRVQTRHLHKNIIDALNARHKPLFYKELNGKLYYQRTYSSVINRIINWFKPENVHVQKNALDYEKYVYAANEPETVKDFIKVPRQKIHYIRYEEKRFHLPGTKIKQSKAMKMFEPDNQTHIGYYEEQTSLFKLKSYLVLRG, from the coding sequence ATGAATCAAAAATTAGTAAGCATAATTATACCTGCTTATAATTCTGAAAAATATATCGAAGAATCGATAAAATCAGCTTTATCTACCAAATATTCAAATTTTGAAATTGTAATTGTAAATGATGGTTCAACTGACAACACTCAGTCAATCATCAACAAAATGGTATCTGAGAATTCTGTAATCAGAAGCTATTATCAAAAAAATGCAGGTGCTTCAGCAGCTAGAAATCACGCTATAAGTAAAGCAAAAGGTGAGTACATATTGCCTTTGGACTCAGATAACTGTATTTCTCCCGACTATGTAGGTGAAGCAGTTAAAGTTTTAGATAATAACCATAATGTTAAACTTGTAAGCTGTGAAGCCAGGTTTATAGGAGAAAAAAGCGGAAAATGGGAATTTAAACCTTTCAGTATTAATAAACTATGCAGGAGAAATCTAATTGATAACTGCGCTATGTATAGAAAGATCGACTGGGAGAAGGTTGGTGGCTACTGTAACGAAATTTTGGGTCGTGAGGACTGGGATTTCTGGCTATCACTTTTCGAAACAGGGGGAGAATTTGTAAGACTCCCTATAGTAGGCCTTTACTATCGTGTAAGATCAAATTCTAAAAGAGTTCAGACACGTCATCTGCACAAAAATATAATAGATGCTTTAAATGCTCGTCATAAACCATTATTCTACAAGGAGCTGAATGGGAAATTATATTATCAGCGCACCTACTCAAGTGTGATAAACAGGATAATAAATTGGTTCAAACCGGAAAATGTGCATGTACAAAAGAACGCGCTTGATTATGAGAAGTATGTTTATGCGGCGAATGAACCTGAAACAGTTAAGGACTTCATAAAGGTGCCTCGTCAGAAGATACATTATATCCGTTATGAAGAAAAACGTTTTCATCTACCTGGAACAAAGATTAAACAATCAAAGGCAATGAAAATGTTCGAACCCGATAATCAGACACATATAGGCTATTACGAAGAGCAGACATCACTCTTTAAGTTAAAGAGTTATCTAGTATTACGAGGATGA
- a CDS encoding RNA polymerase sigma factor has translation MIDEEQLLKELRNPQTVRNGFAKLVSEYSERLYWQIRKMVLSHDDANDVLQDVFIKVWTNLDNFRGESKLSTWLYRIAINESITFINKKRTQNNISLDEDDSFLIHTLESDTYFDGDEAQLKLQKAILTLPEKQRLVFQMKYFEEMKYDDMSEILGTSVGALKASYHHAVRKVEKYLEEPL, from the coding sequence ATGATCGACGAGGAACAATTACTTAAAGAATTACGCAATCCGCAAACTGTTCGCAATGGTTTTGCAAAGCTCGTTTCGGAATATAGCGAAAGATTGTATTGGCAAATAAGGAAAATGGTTCTTTCTCACGATGATGCTAATGATGTATTACAAGATGTGTTTATTAAGGTGTGGACTAATCTTGATAATTTCAGAGGGGAATCAAAATTGTCGACCTGGCTATACCGTATTGCAATTAATGAGAGTATTACTTTTATTAACAAAAAACGAACTCAAAACAATATTTCTTTAGATGAGGATGATTCTTTCCTTATCCATACGCTTGAGAGTGATACATATTTTGATGGTGACGAAGCACAATTGAAGCTGCAGAAAGCTATCCTGACGTTGCCAGAAAAGCAGCGACTTGTATTTCAGATGAAATATTTTGAGGAGATGAAATATGATGATATGTCTGAGATCCTTGGCACCTCTGTTGGTGCTCTTAAAGCATCCTATCATCATGCTGTCAGAAAGGTTGAAAAATATTTAGAGGAACCTCTTTAA
- a CDS encoding tetratricopeptide repeat protein: MMKKLILLISLLVTISTVGLHGQTNNAQELIEEGVSLHDEGEYEEAIERYNEALELDSTLINAVYEMSLSYLALKDFENASIYSTDVINSDNEALAIGAYAVKSEALAEMDSVDKAIEILHEGLERFGDDYLLNFNLAINFFKTGDIDKTLQFVKKAIDLDKSHSGAFLLYAYALSDKGLWVQSILSFQMFLLLEPDTRRSKNAFDEMLQLMCIKKSEEPVERSFIQQQMSRRSATEPTDNTPPLSVENGLNRSYVYEAITNSLDSLINSGEEVNEFTTFKTVNMEIMKVLDRESVGPREGIFWTFYIPFFSHIAHSSYYDAFTRYISVSYFPESFEWWEQNPESAINFVMWFENGDDN, from the coding sequence ATGATGAAGAAATTAATACTATTAATCTCACTTTTAGTTACTATCTCAACAGTTGGATTGCACGGTCAGACAAATAATGCTCAGGAGCTTATAGAAGAAGGTGTTAGTTTGCATGATGAGGGTGAATATGAGGAGGCTATAGAAAGATACAACGAAGCGCTTGAACTGGATTCTACTCTTATAAATGCAGTTTATGAGATGTCTTTATCTTACCTTGCATTGAAAGATTTTGAAAACGCTTCTATATATAGTACAGATGTTATAAACTCAGATAACGAAGCTCTCGCCATTGGTGCTTACGCGGTGAAAAGTGAGGCACTGGCAGAGATGGACAGTGTTGACAAAGCAATTGAGATTCTTCACGAGGGATTAGAAAGATTTGGGGATGACTATCTTCTGAATTTTAATTTGGCAATTAACTTCTTCAAAACAGGTGATATTGATAAAACACTTCAGTTTGTAAAGAAAGCAATAGACCTTGATAAGTCGCACAGCGGTGCTTTCCTTTTATATGCATATGCGCTTAGCGATAAAGGATTATGGGTGCAGAGTATATTATCTTTTCAGATGTTTCTGCTCCTGGAACCGGATACAAGACGTTCGAAGAATGCTTTTGATGAAATGCTGCAGTTGATGTGTATTAAAAAGTCTGAAGAACCGGTAGAGAGATCTTTCATTCAACAGCAGATGAGCAGACGCAGTGCAACTGAGCCAACAGATAATACTCCACCATTGAGTGTTGAAAATGGACTGAACAGAAGTTATGTTTACGAGGCTATTACTAATTCTTTAGACTCATTAATAAATTCTGGAGAAGAGGTTAATGAATTTACAACTTTCAAAACCGTGAACATGGAGATTATGAAAGTTCTTGATAGAGAAAGCGTTGGGCCGCGTGAAGGTATCTTCTGGACATTCTATATTCCTTTCTTCTCTCATATAGCTCACTCAAGCTATTACGATGCTTTTACACGTTATATCAGTGTGTCCTATTTTCCTGAATCTTTTGAATGGTGGGAACAAAACCCTGAATCAGCCATAAATTTTGTAATGTGGTTTGAAAATGGTGACGATAACTGA
- a CDS encoding putative transporter, producing the protein MDWLIQLLTGSSVAHSILTLALVISAGLLLGKIKVFGISLGITWILFCGIFLGHLGFDIDHNVLHFMKEFGLILFIYSIGMQVGPSFFSSFKKGGITLNLLASGVVLLGVITAYIIHLVTNTPIATMVGVLSGAVTNTPGLGAAQQTYTDITGASDPTIATAYAVAYPLGVVGIILTLVLFRYIFKINKENENLLLEEDDESKKAEAQMFSLQVKNPSIFGKDIKFIKSLIEKEFVISRVLHTNSGVLEVPQTNTVLNENDKVLVVTNLNNIEIIETLIGKQLDMNREEWNKLDSQLVSRRIAITKSEINGRSLGDLKLRNNYGVNITRVNRAGVDLIADTRLKLQMGDRVTVVGSEDAIASVEKYMGNSMRRLREPNLISIFIGIALGVLIGSIPIMFPGIPQPVKLGLAGGPLIIAILISKFGPKFKLVTYTTMSANLMLREIGIALFLACVGLEAGGSFVETIISGGYKWIGYGVIITVIPILTMGIIGRKVCKLNYYTLMGLIAGSMTDPPALSFANTLAGNDVPAVGYATVYPLTMFLRVITAQLMILIFL; encoded by the coding sequence ATGGATTGGTTAATACAACTTCTCACCGGATCAAGCGTCGCACATTCAATTTTAACACTGGCTTTAGTCATATCAGCCGGGCTTTTATTAGGAAAGATTAAAGTTTTTGGTATCTCACTCGGAATCACATGGATTCTATTCTGTGGAATTTTTCTTGGTCATCTTGGATTCGATATCGATCATAATGTACTTCACTTTATGAAAGAGTTCGGATTGATACTTTTTATATATTCTATAGGTATGCAGGTGGGACCAAGTTTCTTTTCATCATTCAAAAAAGGTGGAATTACTCTAAACTTGCTTGCTTCAGGAGTTGTATTGCTGGGAGTTATAACCGCATATATTATTCACCTGGTAACCAATACTCCAATTGCGACTATGGTAGGGGTGCTTTCAGGTGCTGTAACTAATACACCGGGTCTTGGTGCTGCTCAGCAAACATACACCGATATCACCGGTGCTTCAGATCCAACAATTGCCACTGCATATGCTGTTGCCTACCCACTGGGAGTTGTAGGTATCATCCTAACACTGGTACTATTCAGATATATCTTCAAGATAAATAAGGAAAATGAGAATTTATTGCTCGAAGAGGATGATGAATCAAAAAAAGCAGAAGCGCAGATGTTCTCTTTACAGGTAAAGAATCCTTCAATATTTGGTAAGGATATAAAGTTTATAAAATCACTTATCGAGAAGGAGTTTGTAATTTCGAGAGTGCTGCATACAAATTCAGGTGTCCTGGAGGTTCCTCAAACAAATACTGTATTAAATGAGAATGACAAGGTTCTGGTAGTTACCAATCTTAATAATATCGAGATTATTGAGACATTGATTGGGAAACAACTTGATATGAACAGGGAGGAGTGGAATAAACTCGACTCACAGCTTGTTTCAAGAAGAATTGCTATTACTAAATCAGAAATTAACGGACGCTCACTGGGTGATCTGAAACTAAGAAACAACTATGGTGTAAATATAACCAGAGTAAACCGTGCAGGGGTTGATCTTATTGCGGATACCCGACTGAAGCTGCAGATGGGCGACCGTGTCACAGTTGTTGGATCTGAGGACGCTATTGCAAGCGTTGAAAAGTATATGGGTAATTCTATGAGACGTTTAAGAGAGCCTAACCTGATCTCAATCTTCATTGGTATCGCGCTTGGTGTTCTTATAGGAAGTATTCCAATCATGTTCCCGGGTATACCGCAGCCGGTGAAACTTGGACTTGCAGGTGGTCCACTTATCATTGCTATTCTTATCAGTAAATTTGGTCCCAAATTTAAACTTGTTACTTATACTACCATGAGTGCAAACCTGATGCTCAGAGAGATAGGTATTGCTCTGTTCCTCGCGTGTGTGGGATTGGAAGCGGGTGGCAGTTTCGTTGAGACTATTATAAGCGGTGGATACAAATGGATTGGTTATGGTGTTATAATTACTGTTATACCAATTCTTACAATGGGAATTATCGGACGTAAGGTTTGCAAGCTGAATTATTATACGCTGATGGGACTTATAGCGGGTAGTATGACCGACCCTCCGGCTCTTTCTTTTGCAAATACACTTGCCGGAAATGATGTTCCTGCAGTAGGCTACGCCACAGTATATCCGTTGACGATGTTCCTGAGGGTAATCACTGCACAGTTAATGATTCTGATTTTCCTCTGA